AAAAAGGCAATAATGCAGGTTCATGTTGGCGACAGTCTGCTCgtatgaaatatattttaaaactTATGCCACTGTTTGAATGACACACTAAAACTACATTTTTTCAGATATTGATAACGTTTTCATTTTCACAACTGTTAGAAGCGCACAAATTATGACCTGCAAGGCAATAGGCCTGGGTCCCCAGAGCGTGCCTTCCTTTACCTCTGCCACCTACACCAAACGTAATAGGCTTAGTAGGAGTCTGTCGGAAGGAAACGTGGAGAAAGGGATTACCGTTAAATCCAGCGGGACCCAGAGGTGTGTGTCTGTTCTGGGGAAACCGAGGTGAAAACTGACAGTGAGAGGAGATCAGGTTAAAAcacaaaattgtattttttaaatagatCCTCTGGGCTCAGGGACAACTGTGTGCTGTgctgcctccatctcctctctgaaGGGGAGAGGCATTGCATGCATAAGTAGACGTTCTGTGTGCTGACAAtataccggtgtgtgtgtgtaagagactTCTTGTTTGCTGTTTGACAATATATCTTCCCAGGCCCCAAGTAAACACTGTTTCTCAAGGTGATAGATAATAGCATGGTAAGTTATGAAAAggaaaataactaaataaaagTGCATTTTTTCATCAAGTGATTGCCAGTGAAGTCATACCCCTAACCATTCCGTTCACACAGGTTTCATTTGGAACTCCATTGGCCTTCAGTTGTGAGAATTCAAGTCTAAATTAAAGCACTATATTTTAATAATACAAGCAGAACATTGGCTCTTCAGTTAAATACATCAATGTTTGTTTGGGGCCACAACACATTCCTTTATGTGTTTTGAATAAGCAGCTTGCTATCTCTGGACTTTAAATTATGGTGACTCAAGTTAATTACATTCCAAACACTCCATTCCTCAAAATTATTTTCATTATGGGGCAATCATGACACATTCCAGGACAATTATGACAATGGCTGACTGAGGTTATGCTAGGTTATGTCTGGGCTGGGGGTTATGCTAGGTTATGTCTGGGCTGGGGGTTATGCTAGGTTATGTCTGGGCTGGGGGTTATGCTAGGTTATGTCTGGGCTGGGGGTTATGCTAGATTATGTCTGGGCTGGGCTGGCATACCAAGACTTAGCCTGATCCCATAGTTGGCTCAGGGCCAGCTCAGAATACTGTCCTGTGTGATATGTCTCTTCAAACAGCTGGTTGTCTACAAATCCCAACCAACAGTATATCTTCGATTTTACCTGAGCagtgggaagtgtgtgtgtgtgtgtgtgttgatggggaGGAGCAGGGTTTGGTCACAGAATACTGGTAAAACCAGCCGTGCACAGTTTACGATCACTGAGGCGTGTCTAAATTGGAATTTAATTGCATCATATCTACACGGGATGCGGTCTCCCTGTTTCATAAATTGCATCCGAAGTACGATTATTAGCACCGAGACTGGGGTGAAATTTGTAGGCAAACAACTGAAGAGAGTTAAAGTTAACAGGTTAGCCTAAACCACTGGGGTGGCTAGCAAACACCTCTCCTTCTGAGAGACAAACAGCTGAATGTGCTTATGGACAGCCTTGCTCTGTTAacattcaaaacaaaaaaaaattacaGCCTGGCTATCAACCCGTTGAGCTAGGTTTACCAGTAGTCCTACATCTAAACCAATATCCAACTGCAAAGCCAAAATCTGACGTTTGAATTGTTCCCTTACAAGAAAAACAAACTCCCATTGTGTGGCCTCGACCACCAGAGCTAACAGTGGTGAATTAGGACTAGATACAAGTGCTTGATGTTGTGACTACAAGTCCCATGGTCCGCTCTCCTCCTATCCACATCAATTATCACGTGTCCCAGTCGAGCTCTCTGCAGGCAATCCTGACCAGTCGGAGCTCCAGTTCAAAGgcgtcaggtctctcctgagggTTGAACGACAGCATCTCCCGGATCAGCTGTTTCATGCCCGCGTTCATGCTCTTCATCCTGGCCGGGATCAGCAGCTCCATCTTGGGGTTCTCCAGGAGCGCCTCCCCGAGGGGCACGATCTCCTCCCCCTGCTGCACGTAGCTTCCCAGGAGCTCCTTCTGGGTCTCCACATCAACGAACGTGATCCGCTCCACCATGGCCCAGATGATGATACCCAGGGCAAAGATGTCTGCTTTAGCCGTGTAGTGGCCCTCCCACACCTCTGGAGCCATGTAGAAGTCCGTGCCGCACGCTGTGGAGAGGAAACACTTGTTGACGGAGGCTGGTTCCTCAGGGTTGAGGCCCGACGTGGAGCAGACCTTTGACAGCCCGAAGTCTGCCACCTTCAGTGTGGGCTCGGGGGTTCCCGCAAAGGTCCTTCCCTGGGAGATGAGGATGTTGTCAGGCTTCAGATCTCGGTGGATGATCTGGTTTCGGTGCAGGAAGGCCAGGGCACTTCCTAACTGCAGCATGAAGCTGGTGTTGGTCTTGCGGCTGGGTTTACGGGACAGCAAGTAAGCGTTCATATCTCCTCCGTCACAGAAGTCCATGACGAACCACAGATAGTAGGCACAGCACGGGTCAAAGGTTATCTCTCCCTTCAGAGATGTCTCCACCAGCTGGAGATAGAACAGAGACAACAGAAAGGCTATCAGAAAGGCCATTAGTATTAATAGTACATCATATAGTAATTCAGCAGACAGCCAGACACAATCCAAa
The DNA window shown above is from Oncorhynchus mykiss isolate Arlee chromosome 18, USDA_OmykA_1.1, whole genome shotgun sequence and carries:
- the LOC110496415 gene encoding serine/threonine-protein kinase pdik1l, coding for MVSSQPKYELIQEVGRGSYGVVYEALVKRTGARMAVKKIRCHSPENVELALREFWALSSIQSQHPNVIHLEECVLQRDDLAQRMSHGSSSPLYLELVETSLKGEITFDPCCAYYLWFVMDFCDGGDMNAYLLSRKPSRKTNTSFMLQLGSALAFLHRNQIIHRDLKPDNILISQGRTFAGTPEPTLKVADFGLSKVCSTSGLNPEEPASVNKCFLSTACGTDFYMAPEVWEGHYTAKADIFALGIIIWAMVERITFVDVETQKELLGSYVQQGEEIVPLGEALLENPKMELLIPARMKSMNAGMKQLIREMLSFNPQERPDAFELELRLVRIACRELDWDT